The proteins below come from a single Faecalibaculum rodentium genomic window:
- a CDS encoding ABC transporter ATP-binding protein translates to MTGKPETPWAFRGENLQIGYSDKPVISGMDLRIPQEKITSIIGPNGCGKSTLLKGLARIIPLQSGTVWLEGQDMAKLGTRETAQIMAMLPQGPQAPEGLTVEELVSFGRYPHQRGLQSLKEEDRKLIEWAMRETKVYDLRHRSVDRLSGGQRQRVWIAMALAQDTPVILLDEPTTYLDMAHQLEILELLEKLNREQHKTIVVVIHDLNMAARFSDYLIAMKQGQLLHEGSVEQIMTPGVLKEVFGLEAYIEQDPWTGKPVMVTYRLAASE, encoded by the coding sequence ATGACAGGAAAACCAGAAACACCCTGGGCGTTCCGGGGAGAAAACCTGCAGATCGGCTATTCGGACAAGCCGGTGATTTCAGGGATGGATCTGCGGATCCCGCAGGAGAAGATCACGAGCATCATTGGTCCGAACGGATGCGGGAAGTCCACCCTGCTCAAGGGTCTCGCCCGGATCATTCCCCTGCAGTCGGGAACGGTCTGGCTCGAGGGACAGGACATGGCAAAGCTGGGGACCCGGGAAACGGCGCAGATCATGGCCATGCTGCCCCAGGGCCCGCAGGCGCCGGAGGGACTGACGGTGGAAGAGCTGGTGAGCTTTGGTCGCTATCCCCATCAGCGCGGGCTACAGTCCCTGAAGGAAGAGGACCGGAAGCTCATCGAGTGGGCCATGCGGGAAACGAAGGTATACGACCTCCGGCATCGCAGCGTGGACCGTCTTTCCGGGGGGCAGCGACAGCGGGTGTGGATCGCCATGGCACTGGCCCAGGACACGCCGGTGATCCTGCTGGATGAGCCGACGACGTATCTTGACATGGCCCACCAGCTGGAGATCCTGGAACTTCTGGAGAAACTGAACCGGGAACAGCACAAGACCATTGTGGTGGTGATCCACGACCTGAACATGGCGGCACGGTTCTCCGATTACCTGATTGCCATGAAACAGGGACAGCTGCTCCATGAAGGGAGTGTGGAGCAGATCATGACTCCGGGTGTGCTGAAGGAAGTCTTTGGCCTGGAGGCATACATTGAGCAGGATCCCTGGACAGGCAAACCGGTCATGGTGACCTACCGCCTGGCTGCGTCTGAATAA
- a CDS encoding response regulator transcription factor: MPLIYIAEDDPGIRELILYTLQVSGFEAKGFETGTALLEAVQGTRPDLVMLDIMMPGHDGLTVLQKLRQNPGTRDLPVIMETARTAESDTVTGLDLGADDYLCKPFGMAEMMSRIRALLRRASRHREKTEENRTMVFHGLSLDQATHEVFAQGEQVSLTRKEYELLKVLMQSPRKVFSRDELLMKVWDTDFAGGTRTVDVHVNTLRGKLRESGAGIETVRGAGYRFNPEVLQNREEPEMDADKPEWDDKP, from the coding sequence ATGCCGCTGATTTATATCGCCGAGGATGATCCGGGGATCCGGGAACTCATTCTCTATACCCTGCAGGTCTCGGGGTTCGAGGCAAAGGGCTTCGAAACCGGGACAGCGCTGCTGGAGGCTGTGCAGGGCACCAGGCCGGATCTGGTCATGCTGGACATCATGATGCCCGGCCATGATGGACTCACCGTCCTGCAGAAACTCCGGCAGAACCCCGGGACGCGGGACCTGCCTGTCATTATGGAAACCGCCAGGACCGCGGAATCCGACACCGTGACAGGACTGGATCTCGGCGCGGATGACTATCTGTGCAAGCCCTTCGGCATGGCCGAAATGATGTCCCGCATCCGGGCGCTGCTGCGGCGTGCCTCCCGCCACCGGGAGAAAACAGAGGAAAACCGGACGATGGTGTTCCATGGCCTGAGCCTGGACCAGGCGACGCACGAAGTGTTCGCACAGGGGGAGCAGGTGTCGCTGACACGCAAGGAATATGAGCTTCTGAAGGTGCTCATGCAGTCTCCGCGGAAGGTGTTTTCACGGGATGAGCTGCTCATGAAGGTCTGGGATACGGATTTCGCCGGCGGCACCCGGACCGTGGATGTTCACGTGAACACCCTCCGGGGAAAGCTCCGGGAATCCGGGGCGGGGATCGAAACCGTGCGCGGGGCCGGATACCGCTTCAATCCGGAGGTGCTCCAGAACCGGGAGGAGCCGGAGATGGATGCAGACAAACCGGAATGGGATGACAAGCCATGA
- a CDS encoding sensor histidine kinase, whose product MTKKIFYAIFSVCTLVFLTSMILTFSTIFSYFSSVEKDQLHSSLQLVAQGYEDEGLKFLKGMNGEDYRVSLIDSEGTVLYDSTTDTRSLPSHLDREEVKQALETGWGESTRYSETLTEQAIYSAMKLPDGNVLRISVSRYSVLTLMMGVATPLISIFCGAVLAALVLAIWLSHRIMSPLESLDLENPETTGTYEEMEPIVDRLKRYRRDLDRQKRRLRVQQAEFDTVAAGIEEGLILLDQDLRVLYLNSAAGQALDLEPGAEKEILLRIGQGKELPFEKLCILEPVVELAEKARETLEPQSALVPADTRIWLAQAGPVISRDKFRGESILLLDVTEKQQTERIRKEFTGNVSHELKTPLQTISGYSELMAQGLAKPEDIPQMAERILREARRMSTQVDQILTLTRMDEGLSVKQEPVNLDQVVNSVQQDLMQNAETSGVQLTVDVPDQPVTVSGDPALLRSVVFNLTENAIKYSAPDSHVQMELTTEPGEAVIRIQDDGPGIAAEDQERIFERFYRVDKSRSRQLGGTGLGLAIVKNAVRLHGGTVSVSSEPGKGSVFEVRLPMMEERDGQTES is encoded by the coding sequence ATGACAAAGAAGATATTCTATGCGATTTTTTCCGTCTGCACCCTGGTGTTCCTGACCTCGATGATCCTGACGTTTTCCACGATCTTCAGCTATTTTTCCAGTGTGGAAAAAGACCAGCTGCACTCCAGTCTCCAGCTCGTGGCCCAGGGCTATGAGGACGAGGGCCTGAAGTTTCTCAAGGGCATGAACGGCGAAGACTATCGCGTGAGTCTCATCGACAGCGAAGGCACGGTGCTCTATGACTCCACCACCGACACCCGCTCGCTCCCGAGTCACCTGGACCGCGAGGAAGTGAAACAGGCACTGGAAACCGGCTGGGGGGAAAGCACGCGCTATTCCGAGACCCTGACCGAACAGGCTATCTATTCCGCCATGAAGCTCCCCGACGGCAATGTCCTGCGGATCTCCGTATCCCGGTATTCTGTCCTGACGCTGATGATGGGCGTCGCCACGCCGCTGATCTCCATTTTCTGCGGCGCTGTCCTCGCCGCACTGGTCCTCGCCATCTGGCTGTCCCACCGCATCATGTCTCCCCTCGAGAGTCTGGACCTGGAAAACCCGGAGACCACCGGGACATACGAAGAGATGGAGCCGATCGTGGACCGGCTGAAGCGCTATCGGCGGGACCTCGACCGGCAGAAGCGCCGGCTGCGGGTCCAGCAGGCGGAATTTGACACCGTGGCGGCGGGCATTGAAGAAGGGCTGATCCTGCTGGATCAGGATCTGCGGGTGCTGTATCTCAACAGCGCCGCAGGCCAGGCACTGGACCTGGAACCCGGGGCCGAGAAGGAAATCCTGCTCAGGATCGGGCAGGGAAAAGAACTGCCGTTCGAGAAACTCTGCATCCTGGAACCGGTGGTGGAACTGGCGGAAAAGGCCAGGGAAACCCTGGAACCGCAGTCGGCCCTGGTGCCGGCTGACACGAGGATCTGGCTGGCACAGGCCGGACCCGTGATTTCCCGGGACAAGTTCCGCGGGGAATCCATCCTGCTGCTGGATGTCACGGAAAAACAGCAGACAGAACGCATACGCAAGGAATTCACCGGCAATGTCTCGCATGAACTCAAGACACCGCTCCAGACGATTTCGGGGTATTCCGAGCTCATGGCACAGGGCCTCGCAAAGCCGGAGGACATTCCGCAGATGGCTGAACGCATTCTGCGGGAAGCCCGCCGCATGAGCACACAGGTCGACCAGATCCTGACACTGACCCGCATGGATGAAGGCCTGTCGGTGAAACAGGAACCCGTGAACCTGGACCAGGTGGTGAACTCCGTCCAGCAAGACCTGATGCAGAACGCCGAAACATCCGGTGTCCAGCTGACAGTGGACGTCCCGGATCAGCCGGTGACGGTATCCGGAGATCCCGCGCTGCTGAGAAGCGTGGTGTTCAACCTGACGGAAAATGCCATCAAGTACAGCGCTCCCGACAGCCACGTGCAGATGGAACTGACCACAGAGCCCGGCGAGGCCGTGATCCGCATCCAGGATGACGGGCCGGGAATCGCGGCGGAGGACCAGGAGAGGATCTTCGAACGCTTCTACCGCGTGGACAAATCCCGCAGCCGGCAGCTTGGCGGCACCGGACTGGGGCTGGCAATCGTGAAGAATGCTGTCCGTCTCCATGGCGGCACGGTGTCAGTCAGCAGTGAACCCGGGAAGGGATCGGTGTTTGAGGTCAGGCTGCCGATGATGGAAGAAAGGGACGGGCAGACTGAATCCTAA